One genomic segment of Plasmodium cynomolgi strain B DNA, chromosome 14, whole genome shotgun sequence includes these proteins:
- a CDS encoding hypothetical protein (putative), which translates to MVLNKLYLLSILMLFYVTTLCLHIKLPNEDEDYLGKLINISKKITQYARNNKVKIAKVLATSALSAYSLSWVYQSGVTLQSDPHYSLFVPSNSYINSAIKRIKKNYQVKKYTFKENKIFERNFHHGYGNSEMGRIYAVNNLVNFLNFLPYKWRKKCTYNFCKYKEFENVENLFDYIKIGKHEGPILLFQGKLKKKFWIHLPLKYEIVKGGEGSLCTLTFTPLHKYYSDYIVEIKLVKEKETNNVTFITSVKSANKNDEKGNSFYISVVKNIAMFLTYDIFEGINNNIHVVHRRNANCGKTMFTRSNVTLKRKKKKSSVRPLASHHPVEL; encoded by the exons ATGGTTTTGAATAAGTTGTACCTGCTCAGCATCCTGATGCTGTTTTACGTTACCACCCTATGT TTACACATAAAACTACCAAATGAGGATGAGGACTACTTGGGCAAATTAATTAACATTTCGAAGAAAATAACACAATATGCACGAAACAATAAGGTGAAAATTGCCAAAGTTTTAGCAACATCGGCCCTTTCAGCCTACTCACTTAGTTGGGTATACCAGTCTGGTGTCACATTGCAAAGTGACCCACACTACTCCCTGTTCGTTCCCTCCAACAGCTACATAAACAGTGCCATtaaaaggattaaaaaaaattatcaagtGAAAAAGTATACATTTAAAgagaacaaaattttcgaaaGGAATTTCCACCATGGTTATGGCAATTCAGAAATGGGACGAATATATGCTGTGAACAatttggttaattttttaaattttttaccctacaagtggagaaaaaaatgtacatacaacttttgtaaatataaagaatttgaaaatgtggaaaacCTTTTTGACTACATCAAAATAGGGAAGCATGAAGGACCCATTTTGCTGTTCcaggggaaattaaaaaaaaagttctgGATACATTTGCCACTAAAGTATGAAATTgtgaaagggggggaaggctCTCTTTGCACACTTACTTTTACTCCGTTACACAAATATTACTCTGATTATATTGTCGAGATAAAACTggtgaaggagaaggaaacgAATAACGTAACTTTTATCACCTCTGTTAAGTCCGccaacaaaaatgatgagaaggGAAACTCCTTCTACATAAGTGtggttaaaaatattgccaTGTTTTTAACATATGACATCTTTGAAGGAATAAATAACAACATCCATGTGGTGCACAGAAGGAATGCAAATTGTGGGAAAACGATGTTTACCAGATCGAATGTcactttaaaaaggaaaaaaaaaaaatcttcagtTCGTCCTCTCGCCAGTCATCACCCCGTGGAGTTATAA